The following are from one region of the Paenalkalicoccus suaedae genome:
- the qcrB gene encoding menaquinol-cytochrome c reductase cytochrome b subunit, with protein MLQKVYDWVDERLDITPLWRDIADHEVPEHVNPAHHFSAFVYCFGGLTFFVVVIQILSGMFLTMYYVPDIVHAHESVYYLQNEVTHGMIVRGMHHWGASLVIVMMFLHTLRVFFTGSYKKPRELNWVVGVLLFFVILGLGFTGYLLPWDMKAYFATVVGLEIAEAAPFVGGFARTLLAGGDIIGAQTLARFFAIHVFFLPGALLGLLGAHFIMIRKQGISGPL; from the coding sequence ATGCTTCAGAAAGTGTATGACTGGGTGGACGAGCGGCTTGATATTACCCCATTATGGCGCGATATTGCAGACCACGAAGTTCCTGAGCACGTGAACCCTGCCCATCATTTTTCAGCGTTCGTTTATTGTTTTGGTGGCTTGACATTTTTCGTCGTAGTTATCCAAATTTTATCAGGTATGTTTTTAACTATGTACTACGTACCAGATATCGTGCACGCACACGAGTCGGTATATTACTTACAAAATGAAGTAACTCACGGGATGATTGTACGGGGAATGCACCATTGGGGTGCCAGTCTCGTTATCGTAATGATGTTCTTGCATACACTGCGTGTATTCTTTACAGGATCATATAAAAAACCACGTGAGCTTAACTGGGTTGTCGGTGTTCTATTATTCTTCGTAATTTTAGGACTAGGCTTCACAGGATACCTTCTACCATGGGATATGAAGGCTTACTTTGCAACGGTAGTAGGACTTGAAATCGCAGAAGCAGCTCCATTTGTTGGTGGATTTGCTAGAACACTTCTAGCAGGTGGCGATATTATCGGTGCTCAAACACTTGCACGATTCTTTGCGATTCACGTGTTCTTCTTACCAGGAGCACTACTCGGATTACTTGGAGCTCACTTCATTATGATCCGTAAGCAAGGTATCTCAGGTCCGTTGTAA
- the trpB gene encoding tryptophan synthase subunit beta, producing the protein MTDLKYCGMRSEIDYQKAMKTKADYLGFIFVKSKRQVDPNDVRNWVNTHGRHGKKLVGVFVNEDIESIVNTANVAQLDGLQLHGTEDVKTVRALKEQTDCFIIKTIHHNKDALKTMAAYNDLVDIFLVDTKTETEWGGSGISFDWKAIPSYKEQAKTQDTPLFVAGGITPDNVNDLMSFKPDGIDVSSGIESAASKDERKMKKMAESVKKTYQAPDHLGRFGDFGGKYVPETLMYALEELEEAYKEAQQDESFKQALIKELYEYSGRPTAMTYAERLSEHYGGAQIYLKREDLNHTGAHKINNALAQGLLAMRMGKKQIIAETGAGQHGVASATVAARFGLSCKVFMGAEDIRRQELNVFRMRLLGAEVIEVQSGGKTLKDATNEAIRHWVANVEDTFYLIGSAVGPHPYPMMVRDFQSVIGEESIAQMKRMIGRLPDEVVACVGGGSNAIGMFHPFINYDDVALTGIEAAGKGVDTTEHAATLTRGRKGVLHGSLSYLLQDENGNITEPYSISAGLDYPGIGPEHAHLRDIKRVNYESVTDDEAMKALKDLCELEGILPAIETAHALAYVERHAKTMSKDDVLLVCLSGRGDKDVMTIQETLEADKG; encoded by the coding sequence ATGACTGATCTCAAATACTGTGGAATGCGTTCAGAAATAGATTACCAGAAGGCCATGAAAACAAAAGCAGATTATCTTGGATTTATTTTTGTGAAAAGTAAGCGTCAGGTTGATCCGAACGACGTACGTAATTGGGTCAATACACACGGACGCCATGGTAAAAAGCTAGTCGGGGTGTTTGTAAATGAAGATATTGAATCAATTGTAAACACGGCAAACGTAGCTCAGTTAGACGGTTTGCAGTTGCATGGAACAGAGGACGTTAAAACGGTAAGGGCCCTTAAAGAGCAAACGGACTGCTTTATTATTAAAACGATCCATCATAATAAAGATGCCTTAAAGACGATGGCAGCGTATAACGATCTTGTCGACATCTTTTTAGTAGACACAAAAACAGAGACAGAGTGGGGTGGCTCTGGTATCTCCTTTGACTGGAAAGCTATTCCTTCATACAAGGAGCAAGCTAAAACGCAGGATACGCCACTTTTTGTAGCTGGCGGTATCACCCCAGATAATGTGAACGACTTAATGTCTTTTAAACCTGATGGCATTGATGTTTCGTCAGGTATTGAATCAGCAGCGTCAAAAGATGAAAGGAAGATGAAAAAAATGGCAGAATCAGTCAAGAAAACGTATCAAGCACCAGACCATTTAGGTCGCTTTGGTGATTTTGGTGGTAAATATGTTCCTGAAACACTGATGTACGCGCTTGAAGAGCTTGAAGAAGCATATAAGGAAGCGCAACAGGATGAGTCATTTAAACAAGCCTTAATCAAAGAGCTGTATGAATATTCTGGTCGTCCTACGGCGATGACATATGCAGAAAGACTGTCCGAACATTACGGTGGAGCGCAAATTTACTTGAAGCGAGAGGATCTTAATCATACAGGTGCTCACAAAATCAATAATGCGCTAGCTCAGGGACTTTTAGCGATGCGTATGGGAAAGAAACAGATTATCGCTGAAACAGGAGCTGGTCAGCACGGTGTAGCATCTGCGACAGTTGCCGCAAGGTTTGGACTGAGCTGTAAGGTATTTATGGGAGCAGAAGATATTCGTCGCCAAGAGCTTAACGTATTTCGTATGAGACTATTAGGAGCGGAAGTAATAGAAGTACAATCAGGCGGTAAAACGTTAAAGGATGCTACAAATGAAGCAATTCGCCACTGGGTTGCAAATGTAGAAGATACATTTTATCTGATTGGAAGTGCAGTAGGCCCTCATCCATATCCAATGATGGTTCGTGACTTTCAAAGTGTGATTGGGGAAGAGAGTATTGCGCAGATGAAGCGTATGATTGGCCGTTTGCCTGATGAGGTAGTTGCATGTGTTGGTGGAGGAAGTAACGCAATCGGGATGTTCCACCCATTCATTAACTATGACGATGTCGCGTTAACTGGCATTGAGGCTGCTGGTAAAGGTGTTGACACAACCGAACATGCAGCAACGTTAACAAGAGGTCGTAAAGGTGTCTTACACGGATCACTTTCTTACCTTCTGCAAGACGAAAATGGGAATATAACAGAGCCTTACTCCATTTCAGCAGGACTTGATTATCCAGGTATAGGTCCTGAGCATGCACACCTTCGTGATATTAAGCGAGTTAACTATGAATCCGTCACAGATGATGAAGCAATGAAAGCATTAAAAGACCTTTGTGAGCTTGAAGGTATTTTACCAGCAATCGAAACAGCGCATGCACTAGCATATGTAGAAAGACATGCTAAAACGATGTCGAAAGACGATGTATTACTCGTTTGTCTCTCTGGACGAGGAGATAAAGACGTGATGACGATTCAAGAGACATTGGAGGCAGATAAGGGATGA
- a CDS encoding tetratricopeptide repeat protein — translation MNEKVARIVKMIEDGQHEKGLQDLAAYVKEADDETRRDIAELYFQLGLVDKALEITEELMFSYPDNGELFAFASECYIELGKEQEALDMLNEIKKDGPAFLQAQLLLADLYESQGLEEVAEQKLLEAIKQLPNEVVLLYGLGEFYLNRGDFKQAISYYKRVIHQDDLSDLPVDPRIRLAEAFSATGQFEEALDYYKKGLQEERTTEAMYGYGVTAMQLEDYETAIDAFTVVLKQDPDFTTAYANLGKAYMAIKKWEDAQETFEEGLRRDEYNESLYLELARLLLSQGHGEDGQVFLEKVIALNPSNLSAVTEALRYYDDVEDYDAMLDLVRFLDDYNEFDPLFERYRAKALYEADDITGAIQAYDIAIAELAEEVTLYEEAYPVYFANGQREKALELLRKIVVLDPEREDIAMRIEDLEQES, via the coding sequence ATGAATGAAAAAGTAGCACGCATCGTGAAAATGATAGAAGACGGCCAGCATGAAAAAGGCCTTCAAGATTTAGCGGCTTATGTAAAAGAAGCTGATGATGAAACGAGACGAGATATAGCAGAGCTTTATTTCCAGCTAGGTTTAGTCGATAAGGCGCTTGAGATCACAGAGGAACTCATGTTCTCTTATCCGGATAATGGAGAGCTGTTTGCGTTTGCCTCAGAGTGCTACATTGAGCTAGGTAAAGAGCAGGAAGCACTAGATATGCTAAATGAAATTAAAAAAGATGGTCCTGCATTTTTACAGGCGCAACTATTACTTGCAGACCTATATGAAAGTCAAGGACTAGAAGAGGTTGCCGAACAAAAGCTGTTAGAAGCAATCAAGCAGTTGCCGAATGAGGTTGTATTATTATATGGATTAGGTGAATTCTATCTAAATCGAGGCGATTTTAAGCAGGCGATCTCTTATTACAAGCGAGTGATTCATCAGGACGATTTAAGTGATCTACCTGTTGATCCTCGCATTCGACTGGCAGAAGCGTTTAGCGCCACGGGTCAATTTGAAGAAGCGCTCGATTATTATAAAAAAGGTCTTCAAGAAGAGCGTACGACAGAGGCTATGTACGGGTATGGTGTCACAGCTATGCAGCTAGAGGATTACGAAACGGCAATTGATGCGTTTACCGTTGTACTAAAGCAGGATCCTGACTTTACGACTGCTTATGCCAACCTAGGTAAGGCTTACATGGCTATTAAGAAATGGGAGGACGCTCAGGAGACATTTGAAGAAGGCTTACGTCGCGATGAATACAATGAGAGCTTGTATTTGGAGCTTGCTAGACTCTTGCTTTCTCAAGGGCATGGAGAAGACGGACAAGTCTTTTTAGAGAAGGTAATAGCACTCAATCCATCGAACTTGTCAGCTGTGACGGAAGCGTTGCGCTACTATGATGACGTTGAGGATTATGATGCGATGCTTGACCTCGTTCGTTTTTTAGATGATTACAATGAGTTTGATCCGCTGTTTGAACGATATCGTGCTAAAGCACTTTACGAAGCGGATGATATCACTGGTGCTATTCAAGCCTATGATATTGCTATAGCTGAACTCGCTGAAGAGGTAACTCTTTACGAAGAGGCTTATCCTGTTTATTTTGCTAACGGTCAAAGAGAAAAAGCGCTAGAGCTACTTCGAAAAATAGTCGTGTTAGATCCAGAGCGAGAGGATATAGCTATGAGGATTGAAGATTTAGAGCAAGAAAGTTGA
- the aroA gene encoding 3-phosphoshikimate 1-carboxyvinyltransferase, with protein MEKVIYQAKKPLQGTVVTPGDKSISHRSVMFAAIAEGTSEITGFLRGQDCLSTISCMRQLGVKIEETEDKIIVHGKGVHGLTEPKEILDVGNSGTTIRLLSGILAGQPFASMLIGDDSIAKRPMRRVTGPLKMMNATIDGRDYANLTPIAIRGGSLQGMSYVSPVASAQVKSAILLAGLYANGTTTVAEPHKSRDHTERMLQAFGVDVTSSELSASIQGGQKLTATNVHVPGDVSSATFMLVAAAIVPDSDVTLTNVGLNPTRSGIIDVLERMGASLTFSNEKTVGGEPVADIRIRYQELTSTTVEGAEIPRLIDEIPAIALLATQAKGTTVIKDAEELKVKETNRIDTVVLQLQKLGASIEATDDGMIIHGGESLHGGSAESYHDHRIGMTMALAGLISENPVSVSGTDAIAVSYPNFFTHLEELQGDS; from the coding sequence ATGGAGAAGGTGATTTATCAAGCGAAAAAGCCCCTACAAGGGACAGTGGTGACTCCTGGAGACAAGTCGATCAGCCATAGATCGGTTATGTTTGCGGCCATCGCGGAGGGCACATCGGAGATTACGGGCTTTCTCCGAGGTCAAGACTGCTTAAGCACGATTTCATGTATGAGACAGCTAGGTGTAAAAATTGAAGAGACTGAGGATAAAATAATTGTCCACGGGAAAGGCGTTCATGGCTTAACAGAACCAAAAGAAATATTAGACGTTGGTAATTCAGGGACGACGATCCGACTTCTCTCTGGAATTTTAGCAGGTCAACCTTTTGCGTCTATGTTAATTGGGGATGATTCCATTGCAAAACGACCTATGAGAAGAGTCACAGGACCGTTAAAAATGATGAACGCAACGATTGACGGTAGAGATTATGCAAACTTAACGCCAATTGCTATTCGAGGTGGCAGTTTACAAGGGATGTCGTATGTATCTCCTGTTGCTAGTGCGCAGGTGAAGTCTGCCATTTTACTAGCAGGTCTTTATGCAAATGGCACGACGACAGTTGCTGAACCTCATAAGTCACGAGATCATACGGAAAGAATGTTGCAAGCTTTTGGAGTCGATGTCACTTCTTCGGAGCTTTCGGCATCCATTCAAGGTGGACAAAAGCTTACTGCGACTAATGTGCACGTTCCTGGAGACGTATCTTCTGCTACATTTATGCTCGTTGCGGCTGCTATTGTACCTGATAGTGATGTTACTCTTACTAATGTAGGGTTAAATCCAACGAGATCAGGTATTATTGATGTGCTCGAGCGTATGGGGGCGTCCCTTACATTTTCTAACGAAAAGACGGTGGGGGGAGAGCCAGTGGCGGATATTCGAATTCGCTATCAGGAGCTAACCTCGACAACCGTTGAGGGAGCGGAAATTCCTCGGTTGATTGATGAGATTCCTGCTATTGCGCTGTTAGCAACGCAAGCGAAAGGGACTACCGTGATTAAAGACGCAGAAGAACTAAAAGTAAAGGAAACGAATCGGATCGATACGGTTGTTTTACAGCTCCAGAAGCTCGGTGCGTCGATTGAAGCGACGGATGATGGTATGATCATCCATGGTGGGGAATCGTTGCACGGTGGAAGCGCAGAGAGCTATCACGATCATCGTATCGGCATGACTATGGCTCTCGCTGGTCTCATCTCAGAGAATCCAGTGTCTGTTTCAGGAACAGATGCGATTGCAGTCTCCTATCCAAATTTCTTCACTCATTTAGAAGAACTCCAAGGAGATTCATGA
- the trpC gene encoding indole-3-glycerol phosphate synthase TrpC, with the protein MTILDTIVERKKQEVQLIEIPSERLVERERLSLVDSIKKSQHPMGIIAEVKKASPSKGILVQDFDPLAIAEEYEKLQVAGISVLTDKDFFQGDDRYLTAIKEAVSIPILRKDFIIDHKQVMQADRIGSDAILLIAAILDGTQLKELYEHARELSMDVLVEVHNEEEIEKVVTHIKPELIGVNNRNLKTFETSLANSERLKPYLPKDALFISESGIATSSDTAFLNQIGVDGLLVGEGFMKSDNKHEFLKALFGDQS; encoded by the coding sequence ATGACAATATTGGATACGATTGTTGAGAGAAAAAAGCAGGAAGTTCAATTAATAGAGATTCCTTCTGAGCGACTAGTCGAGCGCGAGAGGCTCTCTCTTGTTGATTCGATTAAAAAGAGTCAGCACCCAATGGGAATCATCGCGGAAGTGAAAAAAGCGAGTCCTTCTAAAGGGATACTTGTACAGGATTTTGATCCACTGGCCATTGCAGAAGAATACGAGAAGCTTCAGGTAGCGGGTATTTCGGTGCTGACAGATAAAGATTTTTTCCAAGGGGACGATCGTTATTTAACAGCTATTAAAGAGGCCGTTTCGATCCCTATCTTAAGAAAAGATTTTATTATCGATCATAAGCAAGTCATGCAAGCAGATAGAATTGGATCAGATGCTATTTTGCTCATTGCTGCCATATTAGACGGTACGCAATTAAAAGAGCTTTATGAGCATGCGAGAGAGCTATCTATGGATGTTTTAGTAGAAGTTCACAACGAAGAGGAAATTGAAAAAGTAGTAACTCACATTAAGCCAGAGCTAATTGGCGTGAACAATCGAAACTTAAAAACCTTTGAAACAAGCTTAGCAAATTCAGAACGTTTAAAGCCTTACTTGCCGAAGGATGCTCTTTTTATCAGTGAGAGCGGAATAGCAACGTCTAGCGATACAGCCTTTTTAAATCAAATTGGAGTCGATGGACTATTAGTAGGCGAAGGGTTTATGAAAAGCGACAATAAGCACGAGTTCCTTAAAGCGTTGTTTGGTGATCAGTCATGA
- a CDS encoding DUF2487 family protein, which produces MKWIESDYKTFVKAKEYVDTVIIPLIPVEAGRNQADSVRMSEFTGFLTDYLERQFMGRLLLTPAFTYLPTEEKDALQKRAESFASHFKDASLPHVFFVTADMAWRHLIEPEVGELIWIPSFSVADMEAAKRQQAFEQQAKQIIPLFTEKWNDTK; this is translated from the coding sequence ATGAAGTGGATCGAATCGGATTATAAGACATTTGTAAAGGCAAAAGAATATGTGGATACTGTCATTATTCCACTTATTCCGGTAGAGGCAGGTCGCAATCAAGCGGACAGTGTTAGAATGAGCGAGTTTACAGGCTTTTTAACAGACTATCTAGAGCGACAGTTTATGGGGAGGCTATTGTTAACCCCTGCGTTCACGTATTTACCTACAGAAGAGAAAGATGCCTTGCAAAAGCGGGCTGAAAGCTTTGCTTCGCATTTTAAAGATGCATCCTTACCTCACGTCTTTTTTGTGACAGCTGATATGGCATGGCGCCATCTTATTGAGCCTGAAGTTGGAGAGCTAATTTGGATTCCATCATTCTCTGTAGCTGATATGGAAGCGGCTAAAAGACAACAAGCGTTTGAACAACAGGCGAAGCAAATAATCCCTTTATTTACGGAAAAATGGAACGACACGAAATAG
- the trpA gene encoding tryptophan synthase subunit alpha, which translates to MNRLKQDAFQSKKERFVPYIMSSDPSYEASIDIALTLEEAGVDAIEWGVPFSDPLADGPVIQEAGDRARKAGGGLRRAVEGAKEARAKGLTVPLVLFTYINPVLSVGFKEVIELMEDADMDGILIPDLPFEESEELRALCNEKGISLISLVAPSSKNRMEKISRLGDGFIYYVTSLGVTGTRESFAEELSESIQKLRDVASVPVLAGFGISTREHVQHFQSIADGVIVGSALVRFISEREDTLLQANREKPLQEIKSFIEELCS; encoded by the coding sequence ATGAACCGTTTAAAACAAGATGCTTTTCAATCTAAAAAAGAACGTTTTGTACCATATATTATGAGCAGTGACCCGTCTTATGAGGCTTCCATCGATATTGCGTTAACGCTTGAAGAAGCAGGCGTTGACGCAATTGAGTGGGGCGTACCATTTAGTGATCCACTAGCTGATGGACCAGTTATTCAAGAGGCCGGTGATCGTGCTCGTAAAGCAGGCGGTGGTCTGCGTCGGGCAGTTGAAGGAGCAAAAGAAGCACGCGCAAAAGGATTAACGGTTCCGCTTGTCCTATTCACGTACATTAACCCTGTATTATCTGTTGGTTTTAAAGAGGTAATAGAGCTAATGGAGGACGCAGATATGGATGGGATTTTAATTCCTGATCTTCCTTTTGAGGAGAGCGAGGAATTACGTGCACTATGTAATGAGAAAGGGATTTCGTTAATTTCATTAGTTGCACCAAGCTCTAAAAATCGGATGGAGAAAATTAGTCGTCTTGGCGATGGATTTATTTATTACGTGACTTCCCTAGGTGTTACAGGTACGAGAGAGAGTTTTGCTGAGGAGCTTTCCGAGTCTATCCAAAAGTTACGCGACGTTGCTTCCGTTCCTGTGCTTGCTGGATTTGGTATATCCACCCGTGAGCACGTCCAGCACTTCCAATCGATCGCCGACGGCGTCATTGTAGGTAGTGCCTTAGTGCGCTTTATTTCAGAGCGTGAGGATACCCTATTACAAGCAAATCGGGAAAAACCTTTGCAGGAGATTAAATCATTTATTGAAGAGCTTTGCTCTTAG
- a CDS encoding ubiquinol-cytochrome c reductase iron-sulfur subunit produces MSEKKHRVSRRQFLTYTLTGVGGFMAAGMLAPMVRMALDPALEAGGDSEFVSIGLSEADLTEEPQRVDFSVELEDGWYTSEQSRSAWVFLNEGEVMALSPVCTHLGCTVDWNTSPENQDQFFCPCHFGRFERDGTNVPGTPPTRPLDVYDVEVRDGMIYLGQINQR; encoded by the coding sequence GTGAGCGAGAAAAAGCATCGGGTATCTAGACGCCAATTTTTAACCTATACACTTACAGGTGTAGGCGGTTTCATGGCAGCAGGAATGCTCGCTCCAATGGTCAGAATGGCATTGGATCCAGCGCTTGAGGCAGGTGGAGATTCAGAATTTGTTTCTATCGGTCTAAGCGAAGCTGACTTAACAGAAGAACCACAACGAGTAGATTTCTCCGTAGAATTAGAGGACGGTTGGTATACTTCTGAACAATCAAGATCTGCATGGGTATTCCTAAATGAAGGGGAAGTCATGGCTCTGTCTCCTGTTTGTACACATCTAGGATGTACAGTGGATTGGAACACAAGTCCGGAAAACCAAGATCAGTTCTTCTGTCCATGTCACTTTGGACGATTCGAACGAGATGGTACGAACGTTCCGGGGACACCACCAACGCGTCCATTGGATGTGTATGATGTAGAGGTTCGAGATGGAATGATTTACTTAGGACAAATTAATCAGCGTTAA
- a CDS encoding ReoY family proteolytic degradation factor, with the protein MNSPIPVMEKRDFLKWFLEKYQLKRRECAWLLNFLMSDDILMERVHFVEQAEFCPKALMISANNVDQVPFAFHKNQHVTMDAEKSFHDIRLNRNEDIYIQLNFKDKHALPQYVAVLEENPYLPANVAEETVQSLLAEMVLDESIRHKQLTELSLQIDLALEHGDKARFLELSKQYSELKALYS; encoded by the coding sequence ATGAATAGTCCAATTCCAGTAATGGAGAAAAGGGACTTTCTAAAGTGGTTCCTAGAAAAGTACCAGCTAAAGCGACGAGAGTGTGCATGGCTTTTAAACTTTTTAATGAGTGACGACATCTTAATGGAGCGCGTGCATTTTGTTGAACAAGCAGAGTTTTGCCCAAAAGCGCTCATGATTTCCGCTAACAACGTGGATCAAGTTCCGTTTGCGTTTCACAAAAATCAGCACGTGACAATGGATGCGGAAAAGTCCTTTCATGATATTCGGTTAAATAGAAATGAAGATATTTATATCCAGCTAAACTTCAAAGATAAGCATGCACTACCCCAATATGTTGCGGTGCTTGAGGAGAATCCTTATCTTCCGGCTAATGTTGCTGAAGAAACGGTTCAGAGTTTACTTGCAGAAATGGTACTCGATGAATCGATTCGACATAAGCAGTTAACGGAGCTTTCTCTTCAAATCGACCTTGCGTTAGAGCACGGAGATAAAGCGCGCTTCTTGGAACTATCAAAACAATATTCGGAGCTAAAAGCCCTGTACTCTTAG
- the hisC gene encoding histidinol-phosphate transaminase encodes MKIKSTLHGLTPYQPGKPMEEVKRELGLDEVVKLASNENPYGASDSVQAAIQEAVSSIAIYPDGGAAKLRQKVAELHNIDEQQIIFGNGSDEVILILCRALLSAGDSIVTATPTFPQYKHNAVIEGANVIEVPLVNGTHDLDAMYDAIDETTKIVFVCNPNNPSGTYVNEEAFMSFLKRVPKDVLVVSDEAYEEYVTAEDYPDTIPLIKNYDNLMVLRTFSKAYGIASLRVGYGVANASFIQGIEPGREPFNTNSIAQAAALAALDDQDFIADCKVKNKEELELFEAFCEDNGFPYYPSQTNFLLFSVNKPGGEVFDYLLRKGFIVRNGEALGFPSYVRVTLGTKEQNERIRSLLTDWLL; translated from the coding sequence TTGAAGATTAAATCAACGCTCCACGGTCTAACCCCATATCAACCTGGGAAGCCGATGGAGGAAGTAAAGCGCGAGCTTGGTCTTGATGAAGTAGTTAAGCTTGCTTCAAATGAAAATCCATACGGTGCTTCAGATAGCGTCCAAGCAGCGATTCAAGAAGCAGTATCTTCTATTGCTATTTATCCAGATGGTGGAGCGGCAAAACTCCGTCAAAAAGTGGCGGAGCTTCACAATATTGACGAGCAACAGATTATTTTTGGGAATGGCTCGGATGAAGTCATCCTTATTCTATGTCGTGCATTATTAAGTGCTGGTGATTCGATTGTGACGGCTACACCGACGTTTCCCCAATATAAGCATAACGCCGTTATTGAGGGGGCGAATGTGATCGAAGTGCCCTTAGTAAATGGAACGCATGATTTAGATGCGATGTACGATGCGATTGATGAGACGACTAAAATTGTTTTTGTTTGTAATCCTAATAATCCATCAGGAACGTATGTGAACGAAGAGGCGTTTATGTCCTTTTTAAAGCGTGTCCCTAAAGACGTTTTAGTAGTGAGTGATGAGGCGTATGAAGAGTACGTCACTGCAGAGGACTACCCCGACACAATTCCTCTAATCAAGAACTATGATAATTTGATGGTATTACGCACTTTTTCGAAAGCGTATGGCATTGCATCGCTACGAGTTGGTTATGGTGTTGCGAATGCAAGTTTTATACAAGGGATTGAACCAGGTCGTGAGCCGTTTAATACGAATAGTATCGCGCAGGCAGCAGCACTTGCAGCTTTAGATGACCAAGATTTCATTGCGGATTGTAAGGTTAAAAACAAAGAAGAGCTAGAGCTGTTTGAAGCATTTTGTGAGGATAACGGATTTCCGTATTATCCGTCTCAAACGAACTTTCTCTTGTTTAGTGTGAACAAGCCAGGTGGAGAGGTATTTGATTACTTACTGCGCAAAGGCTTCATCGTTCGTAACGGAGAGGCTTTAGGATTCCCTTCCTATGTTCGAGTAACGCTCGGCACAAAAGAGCAAAATGAGCGCATTCGATCACTATTAACAGATTGGCTACTTTAG
- a CDS encoding prephenate dehydrogenase, with the protein MSKQIALIGLGLIGGSLALAIKSGLPKAQIKGFDIDQNSVKLASTLQIIDEQAESLEDAVRDADIIILAAPVESTIKLIQQLETLPLQAGAIVTDVGSTKETVVVAGNKLQSKGVFFIGGHPMAGSHKTGVEASIERLFENAYYVLTPAEGVPDNKLIQLQNVLKGTKAKFIQLEPASHDRFAGLISHFPHIVASALVHHVAKAGDEDPLITQLAAGGFRDITRIASASPTMWRDILMHNKEQLLPMIQEWNAIMKNVEDMLHTDDDEAIYAFFADAKDVRDNLPSKKKGAMLPFYDLYVDIPDHPGVISDVTAILAKASISITNIRIIEAREGIMGALRLSFRSEEDLTVAKQQLEEHAYEAYDVQ; encoded by the coding sequence GTGAGTAAACAAATTGCATTAATTGGACTTGGTTTAATAGGGGGGTCTCTTGCTCTAGCAATTAAGAGCGGACTCCCTAAAGCACAAATCAAGGGCTTCGATATTGATCAAAACTCTGTCAAGCTCGCTTCGACTCTGCAAATTATCGACGAGCAGGCAGAATCTCTTGAAGATGCTGTGAGAGATGCAGATATTATTATTTTAGCTGCTCCTGTAGAGAGCACGATTAAGTTGATTCAGCAACTAGAGACGCTACCGCTTCAAGCTGGTGCCATTGTGACAGACGTTGGAAGTACAAAAGAAACGGTTGTCGTTGCGGGTAATAAACTGCAATCAAAAGGAGTCTTTTTTATCGGAGGTCATCCGATGGCAGGCTCTCATAAAACAGGCGTTGAAGCATCGATTGAACGCCTATTCGAGAATGCCTATTACGTATTAACGCCAGCAGAAGGCGTGCCTGATAATAAGCTTATTCAGCTACAAAACGTGTTAAAGGGGACAAAAGCAAAATTTATTCAGTTAGAGCCAGCCTCGCATGATCGATTTGCTGGGCTCATCAGTCATTTCCCACATATCGTTGCATCTGCTCTCGTTCATCACGTGGCAAAAGCAGGCGATGAAGATCCATTGATTACGCAGCTTGCAGCTGGTGGATTTAGAGACATCACGCGGATTGCGTCTGCTTCTCCAACGATGTGGCGAGATATACTCATGCACAATAAAGAGCAACTACTCCCAATGATTCAAGAGTGGAATGCTATTATGAAGAACGTCGAGGACATGCTACATACGGATGATGATGAAGCTATTTATGCCTTTTTTGCCGATGCAAAGGATGTTCGTGATAACTTACCATCTAAGAAAAAAGGGGCTATGCTTCCTTTTTATGATTTATATGTAGACATTCCTGACCATCCTGGCGTTATTTCGGATGTTACAGCAATATTAGCTAAGGCGAGTATTAGCATTACCAACATTCGAATTATTGAAGCACGCGAAGGCATAATGGGGGCATTAAGACTTAGCTTCCGTTCTGAAGAAGATTTAACTGTCGCAAAACAACAATTAGAAGAGCACGCATATGAAGCGTACGATGTACAGTAA